In a single window of the Micrococcaceae bacterium Sec5.7 genome:
- a CDS encoding cystathionine gamma-synthase → MSVSDSVNSTKSPGFNTRAVHAGQAFEPRTGAVVPPVHFSSTYAQDGIGGLRDGYEYGRGTNPTRDALQEQLAALEGGTHAYSFSSGLAAEDSLIRALTRPGDHIVLGNDAYGGTYRLISRVLGEWGIGNTPVDMSDPDAVATAVAAGGSAANKTRLVWVETPSNPMMKITDIEALAKVAHDAGALLVVDNTFASPYLQNPLALGADVVVHSTTKYIGGHSDVVGGAIVVNDAELAEKIGFVQFAVGAVSGPMDAFLTTRGLKTLGVRMDRHSDNAQAVAEWLLQRPEVEAVLYPGLPSHPGHELAKKQMKKFGGMISVQFKGGEAAARKVAESTSVFTLAESLGGIESLMNYPSEMTHASVKGTELAVPVNLIRLSCGIEDVEDLIADLEHAFTFLR, encoded by the coding sequence ATGTCTGTCTCAGACAGTGTCAATTCAACTAAGAGTCCAGGATTCAACACCCGTGCCGTCCACGCCGGCCAGGCTTTCGAGCCACGCACCGGCGCCGTTGTACCGCCCGTGCATTTCAGCTCCACCTATGCCCAGGACGGCATCGGCGGGCTGCGTGACGGCTACGAATACGGCCGCGGAACCAACCCCACCCGTGATGCCCTGCAGGAACAGCTGGCGGCTCTCGAAGGCGGCACCCACGCATATTCCTTCAGCTCCGGCCTGGCTGCGGAGGACTCGCTGATCCGTGCCCTCACCCGTCCGGGCGACCACATTGTGCTCGGCAACGACGCCTATGGCGGCACCTACCGGCTCATCAGCCGCGTCCTGGGTGAGTGGGGGATCGGCAACACCCCGGTGGATATGTCCGATCCTGACGCCGTGGCCACTGCAGTAGCAGCCGGCGGATCAGCAGCCAACAAAACCCGCCTCGTGTGGGTGGAGACGCCGTCCAACCCGATGATGAAAATCACTGACATCGAGGCCCTCGCCAAGGTAGCGCACGACGCCGGTGCCCTCCTGGTGGTGGATAACACCTTTGCCTCCCCCTACCTGCAGAACCCGCTCGCGCTGGGCGCCGACGTGGTGGTCCACTCCACCACCAAGTACATCGGCGGCCACTCCGACGTTGTGGGCGGAGCAATCGTAGTCAATGACGCCGAACTGGCCGAGAAGATCGGCTTCGTGCAATTCGCGGTCGGTGCCGTGTCCGGCCCGATGGACGCCTTCCTCACCACCCGCGGCCTGAAGACCCTGGGCGTGCGGATGGACCGTCACAGCGACAACGCCCAGGCCGTGGCCGAATGGCTGCTCCAGCGCCCTGAAGTGGAGGCAGTGCTGTACCCGGGCCTGCCCTCACACCCGGGCCATGAGCTCGCAAAGAAGCAGATGAAGAAGTTCGGCGGCATGATTTCCGTGCAGTTCAAGGGCGGCGAGGCTGCGGCCCGCAAGGTCGCCGAGTCCACGTCCGTGTTCACGCTGGCGGAGTCGTTGGGCGGCATCGAATCGCTGATGAACTACCCGTCCGAAATGACCCATGCCTCCGTCAAGGGCACGGAGCTGGCGGTTCCCGTGAACCTGATCCGGCTCTCCTGCGGCATCGAGGACGTTGAGGACCTCATCGCGGACCTCGAGCACGCCTTCACGTTCCTCCGGTGA
- a CDS encoding AMP-binding protein has translation MRAYTAGDTDVPLLEETIGENFERVVAQFPFHDALIEAAAVPGADARRWSYTKLNDDVDRLARSLLALGVAKGERVGIWSPNCAEWTILQYATAKIGAILVNVNPAYRTHELEFVVKQNGMRMLVTAPSDKNSDYVGMARQALAECPELRELVFLPDAGSKELDAGVAQGDEERTYAELLKRADDVGHSGLKARMAELGPHEPINLQYTSGTTGFPKGATLTHHNILNNGYSIGELLGYTEHDRVVIPVPFYHCFGMVIGNLNALSHGAAAIIPGRSFTPAAALEAVQDFGGTSLYGVPTMFIAELALPDFASYDLSTLRTGVMAGSLCPIEVMNRVISEMNMFDVAICYGMTETSPVSTMTLSSDTLAQRTETVGRTMPQLESQVVDPGTGEVLERGEIGELCTRGYAVMQGYWDQPGKTAEAIDAEGWMHTGDLARMDEGGYVVIEGRMKDMVIRGGENVYPREIEEFLYGHPSIQDVQVIGVPDARYGEELMACIILKPGAEPLDAEGIAEFCRGKLAHYKIPRYVDVRDNFPMTVSGKIRKVQMREEAVARLGL, from the coding sequence ATGCGCGCTTATACAGCCGGGGACACTGACGTCCCGCTGCTCGAGGAAACCATTGGCGAGAACTTTGAGCGGGTGGTGGCACAATTCCCCTTCCACGATGCGTTGATTGAGGCGGCCGCTGTTCCCGGCGCTGACGCCCGCCGCTGGAGTTACACCAAACTGAACGACGACGTCGACCGCCTGGCGCGCTCGCTCCTCGCCTTGGGAGTGGCCAAGGGCGAGAGGGTCGGCATCTGGAGCCCCAACTGCGCTGAGTGGACCATCCTCCAGTACGCCACAGCCAAAATCGGCGCCATCCTGGTCAACGTAAATCCGGCGTACCGCACCCACGAGCTTGAGTTCGTGGTCAAGCAGAACGGGATGCGGATGCTTGTGACGGCGCCGTCGGACAAAAACAGCGACTATGTGGGAATGGCCCGCCAGGCGCTCGCTGAGTGTCCGGAACTCCGTGAGCTGGTGTTCCTGCCGGACGCCGGTTCGAAGGAGCTCGACGCCGGCGTCGCCCAAGGCGATGAGGAGCGGACTTACGCCGAGCTGCTCAAGCGGGCTGACGACGTCGGGCATTCCGGCCTTAAGGCGCGGATGGCCGAACTGGGCCCGCATGAGCCCATCAATCTGCAGTACACCTCCGGCACCACGGGGTTCCCCAAGGGCGCCACGCTGACGCATCACAACATCCTGAACAACGGCTACTCCATCGGCGAGCTGCTGGGTTACACGGAGCACGACCGGGTGGTGATTCCGGTGCCGTTCTACCACTGCTTCGGCATGGTGATCGGCAACCTCAACGCGCTGAGCCACGGCGCCGCCGCCATCATTCCGGGGCGATCTTTCACACCGGCCGCAGCACTGGAAGCGGTGCAGGATTTCGGCGGGACGTCGCTGTACGGCGTGCCCACCATGTTCATAGCCGAACTCGCCCTGCCGGACTTCGCCTCCTATGATCTGTCCACGCTGCGCACGGGCGTCATGGCAGGCTCGCTGTGCCCCATCGAGGTGATGAACCGGGTGATCTCGGAGATGAACATGTTTGATGTGGCCATCTGTTACGGCATGACGGAGACCTCGCCGGTGTCCACCATGACGCTCAGCAGCGACACCCTCGCCCAGCGTACCGAGACGGTGGGCCGGACCATGCCGCAGCTGGAAAGCCAGGTGGTGGATCCGGGCACCGGGGAGGTGCTGGAGCGGGGCGAGATCGGCGAGCTCTGCACGCGTGGCTATGCCGTGATGCAGGGATATTGGGATCAGCCGGGCAAAACAGCCGAGGCCATCGATGCGGAGGGCTGGATGCACACCGGTGACCTCGCACGTATGGATGAGGGCGGGTACGTGGTGATCGAGGGGCGGATGAAGGACATGGTGATCCGCGGCGGCGAGAACGTCTATCCGCGCGAGATCGAGGAGTTCCTGTACGGGCACCCGTCCATCCAGGACGTGCAGGTGATCGGCGTCCCGGATGCCAGATACGGCGAGGAGCTGATGGCCTGCATCATCCTCAAGCCCGGAGCCGAACCGCTGGATGCGGAAGGCATTGCCGAGTTCTGCCGGGGCAAGCTGGCGCACTACAAAATTCCGCGTTACGTGGACGTGCGGGACAACTTCCCCATGACGGTGTCCGGCAAAATCCGCAAAGTACAGATGCGCGAAGAAGCGGTGGCCCGGCTGGGGTTATAG
- a CDS encoding phospholipase C, phosphocholine-specific: MTTHDAIPVNRSTPGLSRRGFLGTAAAATALAATGSLLPPSVQAAMAKPVPPGSLQSIKHVIVLMQENRSFDHYFGSLRGVRGYGDKSVPRLPNGKSMFEQPRAAGESVLPFSLRKAAELAGRPDSDIQYLNGLDHSFSGTTAAWNKGWCDKWVPAKSASTMTFYERPDIPLQYELADTFTICDAYHCSVNGSTNPNRNYLWSGTTGNEPGSSSRAVSNAAYGYDHGGYNWTTYPERLEEAGVSWQIYQDWDNFGDNAVEYFQSFKAIGHKMLAGVDGKLRTTEEFYDQLAGKTPADREILLAQLEQGHERLTDAEKALFDKAMRRGRPDTLLERLGADINAGTLPQVSWLVPSAADSEHPSSSTPVGSANFVYRLLDTVASNPDTWASTAIFLNFDENDGYFDHVPPPVQPRPATGESSDWTTALPIGLGPRVPMTVVSPWTIGGYVSSEVFDHTSVIRFLERWTGVEEPNISPWRRTVCGDLTGVFNFDAAGTPPVLDQPGPVPARISRWRPDPPAVQVAPIQESGTRPARPLPYRPRTSAVVKGNSIALSLDNSGTQSTHFTVYGYAGEVTEPRHFDVKGHLGTEIPVPGGSFDVVVTGPNRFQYGLKGSTAGPASGVDVSVNGRRGKNDVELELHNSGTETVTLLLASLQYVDSSDKVVLKAGHKKKIGWETFEGWYDVQISSPEDASFGRRLTGREEDGNVGISG; encoded by the coding sequence ATGACAACGCATGACGCAATACCGGTGAACCGTTCAACCCCAGGACTTTCCCGGCGAGGTTTCCTCGGCACGGCTGCGGCAGCCACCGCTCTGGCAGCCACCGGTTCGCTGCTCCCGCCGTCGGTTCAGGCTGCCATGGCAAAGCCGGTCCCGCCGGGAAGCCTTCAATCCATCAAGCACGTCATCGTCCTCATGCAGGAAAACCGGTCATTCGACCACTATTTCGGTTCGCTGCGAGGCGTCCGCGGCTACGGCGACAAGTCCGTGCCCCGCCTCCCCAACGGCAAATCGATGTTCGAGCAACCCCGGGCCGCAGGCGAAAGCGTCCTGCCCTTCTCACTCCGCAAGGCCGCGGAACTCGCCGGCCGCCCGGACTCGGACATCCAATACCTGAACGGGCTGGACCACTCCTTCTCCGGCACCACGGCCGCCTGGAACAAGGGCTGGTGCGACAAGTGGGTCCCCGCCAAAAGCGCCTCCACCATGACGTTCTACGAACGCCCGGACATCCCGCTGCAGTACGAACTCGCGGACACCTTCACCATTTGCGATGCCTACCACTGCTCCGTCAACGGTTCCACCAACCCCAACCGCAACTACCTCTGGAGCGGCACCACGGGCAACGAGCCCGGCAGCAGCAGCCGCGCCGTCAGCAACGCCGCTTACGGCTATGACCACGGCGGCTACAACTGGACCACCTACCCGGAACGCCTTGAAGAAGCCGGCGTCTCGTGGCAGATCTACCAGGACTGGGACAATTTCGGGGACAACGCCGTGGAGTACTTCCAGAGCTTCAAGGCGATCGGCCACAAGATGCTTGCAGGCGTGGACGGGAAGCTGCGCACCACCGAGGAGTTCTACGACCAGCTTGCCGGCAAGACGCCCGCGGACAGGGAGATCCTCCTCGCCCAGCTGGAGCAGGGCCACGAACGCCTGACGGACGCCGAGAAGGCACTCTTCGACAAGGCCATGCGGCGCGGCCGGCCGGACACTCTGTTGGAGCGCCTGGGCGCCGACATTAACGCCGGCACGCTGCCGCAGGTCAGCTGGCTGGTGCCGTCCGCCGCCGACTCCGAGCACCCGAGTTCCTCCACTCCGGTGGGCAGCGCCAACTTCGTTTACAGGCTCCTGGACACCGTGGCCAGCAACCCGGATACCTGGGCCAGCACCGCAATCTTCCTGAACTTCGACGAAAACGATGGCTACTTTGACCACGTGCCGCCGCCCGTCCAGCCACGTCCCGCCACCGGCGAGTCCAGCGACTGGACCACAGCCCTGCCCATCGGCCTGGGCCCGCGCGTCCCCATGACCGTCGTTTCGCCATGGACCATCGGCGGCTATGTCAGCTCCGAGGTGTTCGACCACACCTCGGTGATCAGATTCCTGGAGCGCTGGACCGGAGTCGAGGAACCGAATATCTCCCCGTGGCGCCGCACCGTATGCGGTGACCTCACCGGAGTGTTCAACTTCGATGCCGCCGGCACGCCTCCTGTGCTGGATCAGCCGGGCCCGGTGCCCGCCAGGATCTCCCGTTGGAGGCCGGACCCGCCGGCGGTGCAGGTGGCTCCGATACAGGAGTCCGGCACCCGCCCGGCCCGCCCGCTGCCTTATCGGCCCCGGACATCCGCCGTGGTCAAGGGCAACAGCATTGCCCTCTCGCTGGACAACAGCGGCACCCAGTCCACACATTTCACCGTGTACGGCTACGCCGGCGAGGTCACCGAACCGCGGCACTTCGACGTGAAGGGGCACCTGGGTACTGAGATTCCGGTTCCGGGTGGCAGCTTTGACGTGGTGGTCACCGGCCCCAACCGGTTCCAGTACGGGCTGAAGGGTTCGACGGCGGGGCCCGCCTCCGGCGTCGACGTTTCCGTCAACGGCCGGCGTGGCAAGAACGACGTAGAGCTGGAGCTGCATAACAGCGGTACGGAAACCGTCACTCTGTTGCTGGCCTCCCTGCAGTACGTCGATTCGAGCGACAAGGTGGTGCTGAAGGCAGGCCACAAGAAGAAGATCGGCTGGGAAACGTTCGAGGGCTGGTATGACGTCCAGATCAGTTCGCCAGAGGATGCCTCGTTCGGCCGCCGCCTGACGGGCCGCGAAGAGGACGGCAACGTGGGAATCTCCGGCTGA
- a CDS encoding VOC family protein translates to MDRTLEVVALPVSDIDRAIGFYRDKVGFNLDHNTVNEHMHVVQLTPPGSGCSIVIGDLPSQNEMAPGSMRGLQLVVSDARAA, encoded by the coding sequence ATGGACCGGACCCTCGAAGTGGTTGCACTCCCGGTGAGTGATATTGACCGGGCCATCGGGTTCTACCGCGACAAGGTTGGCTTCAACCTGGACCACAACACTGTGAACGAGCACATGCACGTGGTCCAGTTGACGCCGCCCGGCTCCGGCTGCTCGATTGTCATCGGGGACCTTCCCTCGCAGAATGAAATGGCGCCCGGCTCAATGCGGGGGCTGCAGCTGGTGGTTTCGGACGCCCGCGCCGCGTGA
- a CDS encoding antibiotic biosynthesis monooxygenase, producing the protein MSAPIDLLATFIPNDGEFFRVKLALEIAIDEVVNEPGCIRYELTEATEEKLMLTEQWSSEEDLARHSKGAAVQDLNESLSALLAEPVRLDRL; encoded by the coding sequence ATGAGTGCACCCATTGACCTGCTGGCCACGTTCATCCCCAACGACGGTGAGTTCTTCCGCGTGAAGCTCGCCCTGGAAATCGCCATCGACGAGGTGGTGAACGAGCCCGGCTGCATCCGCTACGAGCTCACCGAGGCAACTGAGGAAAAGCTGATGCTGACCGAGCAGTGGTCTTCAGAGGAAGACCTGGCCAGGCATTCCAAGGGCGCGGCAGTCCAGGATCTGAACGAATCCCTCAGCGCACTTCTTGCCGAGCCGGTGAGGCTGGACCGTCTCTAG
- a CDS encoding VOC family protein: MAGVVHFEIPADNQERANSFYQGAFGWTLNAMPEMDYTIAITTPSDAETGMPSAPGAINGALFPRTGELKTPIITVDVEDIDAALAQIESAGGSVAKAKDAVPGMGFYAYFKDTEGNTLGLWQNDTSAGS; this comes from the coding sequence ATGGCCGGAGTAGTGCATTTCGAAATCCCCGCGGACAATCAGGAGCGGGCCAACAGTTTCTACCAAGGTGCGTTCGGCTGGACGCTCAACGCCATGCCGGAGATGGACTACACGATCGCCATCACCACCCCATCGGATGCAGAGACCGGCATGCCCAGCGCGCCCGGAGCAATCAACGGCGCCCTGTTCCCGCGCACGGGGGAACTGAAAACCCCCATCATCACGGTGGACGTTGAGGACATCGACGCCGCACTGGCACAGATTGAGTCCGCAGGGGGCTCGGTGGCCAAAGCCAAGGATGCCGTTCCCGGAATGGGCTTCTATGCCTACTTCAAGGACACGGAGGGCAACACCCTGGGCCTGTGGCAGAACGACACTTCAGCAGGAAGCTAG
- a CDS encoding cystathionine beta-synthase: MKYAQSILDLIGNTPLIKLNHVTDGIKATILVKLEYLNPGGSIKDRIAAKMIDEAERDGKLLPGGTIVEPTSGNTGVGLALVAQQKGYKCIFVVPDKVGEDKRAVLQAYGAEVVVTPTAVAPDSPQSYYSVSDRLVTEIPGAYKPDQFSNPAAPGSHYESTGPEIWKDTDGKVTHCVIGAGTGGTITGTGRYLKEVSADRAESDGGRVRIIGADPEGSVYSGGTGRPYFVEGVGEDMWPANYDKSVPDDVIAVSDADSFAMTRRLAREEGLLVGGSSGMAVVAALQTARDLPEDAVVVVILPDSGRGYLAKIFNDQWMRSYGFLSGGEETSVGEVIKSKNGELPDLVHIHPNETVRDVINIMNEYGVSHIPVLSQEPPVVMGEVLGAVDERSLTSKLFRGEAKLTDKISEHMGEKLPVIGSLETISAARELLSDVDTVMVTFVGAPVGILTRHDLLAYLSN; this comes from the coding sequence ATGAAGTACGCCCAGTCCATCCTGGACCTCATCGGCAATACGCCGCTCATCAAGCTCAACCACGTGACTGACGGCATCAAAGCCACCATCCTGGTCAAGCTGGAATACCTGAACCCCGGCGGTTCCATCAAGGACCGCATCGCGGCCAAGATGATCGACGAGGCGGAACGGGACGGCAAGCTGCTGCCGGGCGGGACCATCGTTGAACCGACGTCCGGGAACACCGGCGTCGGTCTGGCCCTCGTGGCCCAGCAAAAGGGCTACAAATGCATTTTTGTGGTGCCGGACAAGGTGGGCGAGGACAAGCGCGCCGTGCTCCAGGCCTACGGTGCGGAGGTAGTGGTGACACCCACCGCCGTGGCGCCTGACAGCCCGCAGAGCTACTACAGCGTTTCGGACCGCCTGGTCACCGAGATCCCAGGCGCCTACAAGCCGGACCAGTTCTCCAACCCGGCCGCCCCCGGCAGCCACTACGAATCCACCGGCCCGGAAATCTGGAAGGATACGGACGGCAAAGTCACGCACTGCGTCATCGGCGCCGGAACGGGCGGCACCATCACCGGCACCGGCCGCTACCTCAAAGAGGTTTCCGCCGACCGTGCGGAGTCCGACGGCGGACGGGTCCGGATCATCGGGGCGGACCCCGAAGGCTCTGTGTACTCGGGCGGCACCGGGCGACCGTACTTTGTTGAAGGCGTGGGCGAGGACATGTGGCCCGCGAACTACGACAAGTCCGTGCCGGATGATGTCATTGCGGTGAGCGATGCCGACTCCTTCGCCATGACGCGCCGCCTGGCCCGCGAGGAAGGCCTGCTGGTGGGAGGCTCGTCCGGCATGGCTGTGGTGGCAGCGCTGCAGACGGCAAGGGATCTCCCTGAGGACGCCGTGGTGGTGGTGATCCTGCCGGACTCCGGCCGGGGCTACCTGGCCAAGATCTTCAATGACCAGTGGATGCGCTCCTACGGCTTCCTGTCCGGCGGGGAAGAAACCTCCGTGGGCGAGGTCATCAAATCCAAGAACGGCGAGCTTCCCGACCTGGTGCACATCCATCCCAACGAGACCGTCCGTGACGTCATCAACATCATGAACGAGTACGGCGTCAGCCACATCCCCGTGCTCTCCCAGGAGCCGCCGGTGGTGATGGGCGAGGTGCTCGGTGCCGTCGATGAACGGAGCCTCACCTCCAAGCTGTTCCGAGGCGAAGCGAAACTGACGGACAAGATTTCCGAGCACATGGGGGAGAAACTGCCCGTCATCGGGTCCCTCGAAACCATTTCGGCCGCCCGCGAGCTGCTTTCCGACGTCGACACTGTGATGGTCACGTTTGTCGGCGCCCCCGTGGGCATCCTCACCCGCCACGACCTCCTCGCCTACCTCAGCAACTGA
- a CDS encoding SLC13 family permease codes for MLLAGAGCLVSGFLPWPAFLQLAGRTVPVLTFVVAMTLVTELVDNAGLFRVVTDRIAWLGRGSVFLLWLLVIALATVSTVFLSLDTTAVLVTPVVVLLAVHARIPPLPFALTTVWLANTASLLLPVSNLTNLLAQDLLAFSPLKFAGLVWAPALVGVLVPVALLWLAFRKDFRGRYGPQTPHHVRDRRLLYVSGGTVLVLLPALVSGIPVVIPAVAAAVFLLAVFLWRRPSTLHWSMVPWRPLMLASGLFMVVEALHAHGLTEILAPAAGSGGGLADLLRLAALGAGAANVANNLPAYLAMEPVAGSPVRLAAVLIGVNLGPLVAPWASLATLLWHERLQTLNLRVRWGGFALAGLAAVVLTLPLAVLALWVTSGMH; via the coding sequence ATGCTGTTGGCCGGGGCAGGGTGTCTGGTCTCGGGTTTCCTGCCGTGGCCGGCATTTCTGCAGCTCGCCGGCCGTACTGTTCCCGTCCTCACTTTTGTGGTTGCCATGACTCTGGTGACCGAACTGGTGGACAACGCAGGGCTCTTCCGTGTGGTGACGGACCGAATCGCTTGGTTGGGCCGCGGAAGTGTTTTTCTGCTGTGGCTCCTGGTGATTGCCCTGGCCACCGTTTCCACGGTCTTCCTTTCCCTGGACACCACGGCTGTGCTGGTCACTCCAGTGGTGGTGCTGCTGGCAGTCCATGCCAGGATTCCGCCGCTGCCGTTCGCCCTGACCACGGTGTGGCTGGCCAACACCGCCTCGCTTCTCCTGCCGGTGTCCAACCTGACAAACCTGCTTGCCCAGGACCTGCTCGCGTTCAGCCCGCTGAAATTTGCCGGGCTGGTGTGGGCGCCTGCCCTCGTGGGAGTGCTGGTTCCGGTGGCCCTGCTGTGGCTGGCGTTCCGCAAGGATTTCCGTGGCCGCTATGGACCGCAGACTCCCCACCACGTGCGGGACAGGAGGCTGCTTTATGTGTCGGGAGGAACGGTGCTGGTGCTGCTCCCGGCGCTCGTGTCCGGCATTCCGGTGGTGATCCCCGCCGTCGCCGCGGCCGTGTTTTTGCTGGCTGTATTCCTCTGGCGCCGGCCTTCGACGCTGCACTGGTCCATGGTGCCGTGGCGCCCGCTGATGCTGGCTTCGGGACTTTTTATGGTGGTGGAGGCACTCCACGCCCACGGGCTCACGGAAATCCTGGCCCCAGCCGCTGGATCCGGCGGAGGCCTGGCGGATCTGCTTCGGCTGGCTGCTCTGGGTGCGGGTGCCGCCAATGTTGCCAACAACCTGCCTGCATACCTGGCGATGGAGCCCGTGGCCGGATCACCCGTGCGGCTGGCCGCCGTGCTGATTGGCGTAAACCTTGGCCCCCTGGTTGCTCCGTGGGCGTCGCTGGCCACCCTGTTGTGGCATGAGCGGCTTCAGACGCTCAACCTGCGGGTCCGCTGGGGCGGCTTCGCCCTGGCAGGCCTGGCCGCCGTGGTGCTGACGCTGCCGCTGGCTGTGCTGGCTCTGTGGGTTACCAGCGGGATGCACTAA
- a CDS encoding 3-methyladenine DNA glycosylase — MTIAEVPAAIAAGADASLRWNPGTPYSLTRTLGILMRGNSDPSVGMRADGFWMAFATPEGPVSLRLTASGADGTVDALAWGPGAEAAIDGVPALLGACDDWSTFDEPAFQATLPRLVTEARRRNLAVRFPSTGRVVDSLVPTVLEQKVTVIEARRGYRYLMHRHGTPAPGAGTAAPAGLLVQPTPAQWLRIPSWEWHKAGVGPQRSATVMRVLHSAVALERLAGLPAAEAAMKMQTLSGIGVWTAAEVVQRTHGCPDSIAVGDYHLASYVGYALTGRKTDDAGMLALLAPWQGHRQRVVRMIGLSGFRKPAFGPRMTIQDHRQH; from the coding sequence ATGACCATCGCCGAAGTTCCAGCCGCCATTGCTGCGGGTGCTGATGCTTCGCTGCGCTGGAACCCCGGGACGCCATATTCGCTGACCCGGACCCTCGGCATCCTGATGCGCGGCAACTCCGACCCCTCCGTCGGGATGCGCGCTGACGGTTTCTGGATGGCGTTTGCAACGCCGGAAGGGCCGGTTTCGCTGCGGCTCACGGCTTCGGGGGCTGACGGCACAGTGGACGCCCTGGCCTGGGGGCCGGGCGCTGAAGCCGCGATCGACGGCGTGCCTGCCCTCCTCGGCGCATGTGATGACTGGTCAACCTTTGACGAACCGGCCTTCCAGGCAACACTCCCCCGTCTGGTCACGGAGGCCCGACGCCGGAACCTGGCAGTGCGGTTCCCCTCCACCGGGCGTGTGGTTGACTCACTTGTCCCCACCGTCCTGGAACAGAAGGTCACGGTCATCGAGGCCCGCCGCGGATACAGGTACCTGATGCACCGCCACGGCACTCCGGCCCCGGGTGCTGGGACCGCGGCGCCTGCCGGCCTGCTGGTTCAACCCACGCCTGCGCAGTGGCTCCGCATCCCGTCCTGGGAATGGCATAAGGCCGGGGTGGGGCCACAGCGCTCGGCAACCGTCATGCGGGTGCTGCACTCCGCCGTCGCGCTTGAACGCCTGGCAGGACTTCCGGCGGCAGAAGCTGCGATGAAGATGCAGACCCTGTCCGGCATCGGCGTCTGGACCGCGGCAGAGGTGGTGCAGCGGACGCACGGCTGCCCGGATTCGATCGCCGTGGGCGACTACCATCTGGCGTCTTATGTGGGCTACGCACTGACGGGCAGGAAGACGGACGACGCCGGCATGCTGGCTTTGCTGGCGCCGTGGCAGGGCCACAGGCAGCGGGTGGTCCGCATGATCGGGCTGAGCGGCTTCCGCAAGCCCGCCTTCGGACCGAGAATGACCATCCAGGACCACCGCCAGCACTGA
- a CDS encoding glycosyltransferase 87 family protein, producing the protein MTAPPRALSPTTRGWIATAAGALAVVVALVVLYSAYIPLMNDFEVYYYGGSRVLQTGETGVNELYAPRDGLPFTYPPFAALLFALLATLSLSASSLIFITTALVGAAVVAAWLTRHYFGLRGWRAAFGDWRFRAVALAGTAAILLLGPWRDTFDFGQINIILMGLILADFALYRKSRAGELRWPAGLLIGLAAGIKLTPLAFGLYFLVRRDFKALGWMAAGFLGSIAFAWAMLPNASRTFWTSILPDTGRIGGPAYMDNLSVKGLLLHLGLPDSGLTSVLWLVLSLMLVAVAALVIKWAVAADENFVAVSATAVLMLLISPVSWSHHWVWMAVALPSMAFAMHRVPSRYGKMRLWGWIIVAVTAVSFYLTPKYLAVMAGAREWGKDPQTQWQLIVASLGVLCGIALLVYWALAYRPSRAGITAGAATASGSSAP; encoded by the coding sequence GTGACAGCGCCACCCCGGGCACTTTCCCCGACCACACGCGGCTGGATCGCGACGGCGGCCGGCGCGCTCGCCGTCGTCGTCGCACTGGTGGTGCTGTACTCGGCCTACATACCTCTCATGAACGACTTCGAGGTGTACTACTACGGCGGCAGCCGCGTGCTGCAGACCGGCGAGACCGGCGTCAACGAGCTGTACGCTCCGCGCGACGGGCTGCCCTTCACCTACCCGCCGTTCGCGGCCCTGCTGTTCGCGCTGCTGGCAACCCTTAGCCTGAGCGCAAGCAGCCTGATTTTTATCACGACGGCGCTCGTCGGGGCAGCCGTCGTGGCCGCCTGGCTGACGCGGCACTACTTCGGGCTGCGCGGCTGGCGGGCTGCCTTCGGAGACTGGCGCTTCCGGGCGGTTGCGCTTGCCGGAACCGCGGCGATTCTGCTGCTGGGGCCGTGGCGGGACACTTTCGATTTCGGTCAGATCAACATCATCCTGATGGGCCTGATCCTGGCCGACTTCGCCCTGTACAGGAAGTCCCGGGCCGGTGAACTGAGGTGGCCTGCGGGGCTGCTCATCGGCTTGGCAGCGGGGATCAAACTCACGCCGCTGGCATTCGGGCTGTACTTCCTGGTCCGCCGGGACTTCAAGGCGCTGGGGTGGATGGCGGCCGGGTTCCTGGGATCCATTGCGTTTGCCTGGGCCATGCTGCCCAACGCGTCCAGGACATTCTGGACCAGCATCCTGCCGGACACGGGGCGGATCGGCGGCCCGGCCTACATGGACAACCTGTCCGTCAAGGGCCTGCTTCTGCACCTTGGCTTGCCTGACTCCGGGCTGACCAGCGTCCTGTGGCTGGTGCTGTCCCTCATGCTGGTGGCCGTGGCTGCGCTCGTGATTAAATGGGCCGTGGCCGCAGATGAGAACTTCGTCGCAGTTTCCGCCACCGCGGTGCTGATGCTGCTGATCAGCCCCGTTTCATGGTCGCACCACTGGGTGTGGATGGCGGTGGCGCTGCCGTCCATGGCTTTCGCAATGCACCGGGTCCCCTCCCGCTACGGCAAAATGCGCCTGTGGGGCTGGATCATTGTGGCCGTGACCGCGGTCTCGTTCTACCTCACGCCCAAGTATCTGGCCGTGATGGCCGGTGCCCGCGAATGGGGCAAGGATCCGCAGACGCAGTGGCAGCTGATCGTTGCCAGCCTTGGTGTGCTGTGCGGAATCGCGCTGCTGGTCTACTGGGCGCTTGCCTACCGGCCGTCCCGGGCAGGGATCACGGCCGGGGCCGCCACGGCCAGCGGATCCTCGGCACCCTGA